From the genome of Bos indicus x Bos taurus breed Angus x Brahman F1 hybrid chromosome 19, Bos_hybrid_MaternalHap_v2.0, whole genome shotgun sequence:
ttttgttaacAAAGTTAACATTTAACTTTGTTTTCCATGTTGAATCTACTCAAAACCCTGTTGTACAGGCTAATTACATTTTGTTAGATAATGTTAAATAATGATAATCTCATTAAAGAAACATTCGATTAACCTTAAGGGTGAAGCCCTGTCGGCTGAATGGAAATTTTTCATGTTTGAGATTGATACATATCTATTTTATGTTGTTCCGAGTAACTTCATATCAGAAGCCAAACCCAAGTTGAGAAACGTATTTCTTAAACAGACCAAATCAATTGTTTAAGCACTAGGGGTGTTTGAAGATGAAAAATTCCGAAAGGACAAAAAAGTTGTGTAAATTATGGTGTATGGCTTTAATCCTATTGTTAAATTCAAGTAATCAACTTATAGGTTATTCTCCAAAATACCCAAATGTGATTTGATTGAAGAAATACAGTTCAGCGTGCTAGATTTTAAATGAGTGTATACCATGAGCTTCAGAGTGTGTACTAGTAGAATTGAGAGATGATATCATCCAAACCGCTTAATTTAGAGAAGAGGAAACcgaaactcagagaggttaagaaacttgtgCAAAGTTACTCAGCAAGTACGTGACAGAACAGGAATTAGGACAGTAACCTACATGCTGCCTCATATTCTGCATTGTTTTGATTGTATTAGCATTTTCGGTTGTTCcctatttttgtgttgtttttgctccTTTGCATTCACTTAgggttaggaaaaagaaaaacctagtgATAAGACTGCCAAGTAAGAGGGACAGATTCTTTCCACTAATCATTCTTAAAGGGATGCATGTAAATCCATACCTAGTTTAGTttatctctaataattagcaaaacTGGAGGCAGGGATGGGcgagggtgtggggtggggatggatCACTACTGTATTCTGTAGAAAGCATGAGACAGCTAGGGTTCTGGAATTCCTAGAAAAGCCTCGGAACACAAAAGTGGGTGTTAATTTAGgatcctgttccttctccaggccatctGAGCAGTCAAAAAAAGATGGCAGTGTATTTTTCTGGTTAAATTCAAGGACACTTGACAGTCTTTTACCTGAGATATAATCAGTGCCGTGTTTTTCAGCTTTACACAATTTCTGAGAACAGGGCAAGAACCTTCATCTTGGTTTCTCTTCTCAACCTGGTATGAAATAACTTAATGTTTCCTCTACCCTAACCTTTGAGCAGAGGAAAGAAACTAAAGTTGACTGAATTATGATATAAAAGTTTATAGATATATGATAACTAAATACATATTATGCGTGTTATGATTGAGAGGGCCGAAATAACAAATTTGGAACTAGAGGTTGGGCCAAAGATGTTTTTGCCATAGCTGCTTTGAATCAAACTGTGCATTTTTTCCCTCTCACTTTTGATGATGAGAGGGGTAACTTGACATCATATGTAAATTTTTGAGGTATTGTATTTATGTAGTATAATTCTCTGTTGAAATCTATGTGTACctgatttttctgctttttaaaaataattttaaaatattcggTGAATCCAGGGTAAAAACTGCGGAGTAGAATGCCCAAGGCTTTGTTTCAATTTTCTGAACTTTGTTTGGCTGGTCTTAACCTTAAGCCTgctttgatattttatataactgaatcatctgAAGAACTAAGTATTAAAATCCATTCAAGACATGTAGGCAAAGGTAGGGATtaccatttttatgttttttcagaAGTAATATATTACAGGATAGACCATTAAATACAAGGGACCATATTTAATTTAGTtatcttttgtttattctttaggGACTTGGAAATACTGGTTTAGAATTGACTGTTCCCATTCTGGCTGTAGTGATTTCGTTCAGTTGAactgcataatttaaaaaaatacgtTGCCTAGTAAGTTACTCCTTGTTTAACTGTAAGCATATTGAAATCACAGTGTTTTGTGATGGTCTAAGGACATGCAAAACAGTCCTTATAAATAATGTATTgacatttgtttttgtatttgttatttacctctccccaccccaccaaacAAAAGAACTGCATTTTGGTTAAAATGTATATACCTGATAAAATACTTGATAACATGATTTACTGAATTCTAATTTTCATTTACACTACTACCTATCAAAATGTTCATGAAAAGTAAATAATCACAgggaatgcattttattttacattggaaaatatttgcaaaattttcattaaaatgccCTCTCCTTCATTGTATTAGCTTGATGCAAATAACGTTAGGCCCCTTGCCCTCCCGACTGTCCAGATTAAGGACCAGTCCTGATAAGGACCAGTGCAATTCATTTGCATTGACTTTCTATTGTAGAGCTTTGGAACCAAGGGAAGGATCCAAACATAGCTCCATTTTATCCAATCAGAAGAGCTGCTTGGTGCTAAACTCTGATTCGTCCATTCCTCTTTGCATTCATCCAATAGTTAGGCCACTTTAACAGCCAATCAGTGGTCTAGATGTCCGCCAATCAGGGAACGGGGCCGAAGCACGGCCTTTGTGTCGGGGGATGTCAGCGCGTCGGCGAAGGTGTCCACCAATAGAAAAAGTCATTGGTGTATGCAAATTAGGGTCCTATGACGCAGAGACGCAGCGTGAAGCGTGGGTATAAAAACGGAGGCATAGGGGGGCTTAGAGCGCAGAGCGGTTTGGTCGTTCGTTGGAGGGAGCTTTTCCCGTGTTTCAGCTACTGCGGCTCTTTCGGCAGCAGCGGCGGCGCGGTGGTCGGAGAAGCGGCCTAAAACTTCGGCGTTAGGTAAGTGTTCATGGATTTTATCTGTGACTTGAGGCCTGGCCAGCCGTTGATACCGCGGGTCGCAGCCGTTGAGAGCCAAGTGCCGACTGGTGCGGGCTACTTTGGCTGTTGGCGCCGGCTGTGGGGGCGGGTAGTTTTCCCTTGGGGTTTCGTTCCGGAACCGCGTCTCCGCCTTTTTCCCGCTGGTGATTCAGAGGTCCCGACGCTGGGTTCCGGGCAGCTGGGCCTCCGCCCGTCGAGGAGGGGAAGTGACTCCTCCCCGCGCCCCCCCTCCCGGAGGAGGCTGCTGCTACTCGCAGCCTGAGTCattaggggagggggaggaggcggcggcCCTCGGCCATCTGCCGTCCGCCTTGGGGCGCGAGGAGGCGGGAGAGTTGGGGCGCCGGGCGTCCGGGCCGCCGCACCCCGGGGGGCGAGCGTGCCTCGGCCCTGGAGTCACGGGTGTCTTCTACAGGTAAAAGAAAATGGCTCGAACCAAGCAGACTGCTCGTAAGTCAACGGGTGGGAAAGCGCCCCGCAAGCAGCTGGCCACCAAAGCGGCCAGGAAAAGCGCCCCCTCTACTGGCGGGGTGAAAAAACCTCATCGCTACAGGTAGGCAGCGCGACAGGGAGACGATGACTCGGCGGCGCTGCGGGCGGGAAGCTTCCCGCGGCTCGCGGGGCGCTGCCGTAACCGGTGTCACTTTGCGCTCTCCTGCTCGCTCCAGGCCCGGGACTGTTGCGCTTCGAGAAATCCGTCGTTACCAGAAATCCACCGAGCTTCTGATCCGGAAACTGCCTTTCCAGAGGTTGGTGAGGGAGATCGCCCAGGATTTCAAAACCGACTTGAGGTTCCAGAGTGCCGCCATCGGCGCGCTGCAGGTGAGCTGGCGGGGGCTGTGTGCGGCCGGGCGGAGGGGAGGGCTGGTGCGCGGCCCCCTCCTCGGAGAGAGTCTAATAGTGTGGCTCTTGTCCTCCACAGGAGGCTAGCGAAGCGTATCTGGTGGGTTTGTTTGAAGATACTAATCTGTGTGCCATCCACGCTAAGAGAGTCACCATCATGCCCAAAGACATCCAGTTGGCTCGCCGGATACGGGGAGAGAGAGCTTAAGTGAAGGCAGTTTTTATGGTGTTTTGTAGTAAATTCTGTAAAATACTTCGGTTtaatttgtgactttttttgtAAGAAATTGTTTATAATATGTTGCATTTGTACTTAAGTCATTCCATCTTTCACTCAGGATGAATGCGAAAAGTGACTGTTCACAGACCTCAGTGATGTGAGCACTGTTGCTCAGGAGTGACAAGTTGCTAATATGCAGAAGGGATGGGTGATATTTCTTGCTTCTCATGATGCATGTTTCTGTATGTTAATGACTTGTTGGGTAGCTATTAAGGTACTAGAATTGATAAATGTGTACAGGGTCCTTTTGCAATAAAACTGGTTATGACTTGATCCAAGTGTTTAACAATTGGGGCTGTTAAGTCTGACCATACATCACTGTGATAGAATGTGGGCTTTTTCAAGGGTGAAGATACAAGTCTTAACCACAGTGTAACTtacagtttccttaaaaaaaaaagtaaacctgGCAGCTATAGAATACACTATGTGCATTTATAatagctattttatatattgtagtgtcaacatttttaaattaaatgttttacattGACATGTGGTGGGGAGTGTTGTCTTTAAGGTGTGTAATTTAGAGTTCGATTGGGTTTCTCCTGAGTAGACTGCACTTGTTTATGTAGTAAAATGCTTTGCGCGTTATGCCTTGCATAAGTCCTCATTCTACCACATGTTAAACTAACCTTCTAGCTGATAATGCAAACACTAACGGGGAGGGGGATTTATTTATAAGGGCTCTAGACTATAATACAAGTTATTCACACCA
Proteins encoded in this window:
- the LOC113877969 gene encoding histone H3.3 — translated: MARTKQTARKSTGGKAPRKQLATKAARKSAPSTGGVKKPHRYRPGTVALREIRRYQKSTELLIRKLPFQRLVREIAQDFKTDLRFQSAAIGALQEASEAYLVGLFEDTNLCAIHAKRVTIMPKDIQLARRIRGERA